The window TGGATTTAAATATTGTCTAAATTCATATTAACCGTTCCGCAGCCTGACGTCCATGCCGCGCGGCTGGGACGGTAACACCGGAGGCGGCGGCGCCAACACGGCGCTTGACTTTGAACGGCAACGGCACAATAGTTGATGCGGAATGCTGGCGCGCTCGCGATACCGTCGCGCGGCGTTCGCCCCCACTCCGGATGACTTAGGGCAGCCATGAAAATCCTTGTTTACGCGATAAGCCTGATGTGCGCCGCCTGGTTGACGAAGGCGCGCTCCGAAACGTTCAAGGTCGGCTTCTACAATTACCCCCCCATGATGATCGAAAGCGGGCGGACGGGCATTTACCAGGAACTCCTGGACGAACTGGGCAAGATTACCGGCCATCGCTTTCAGATAGAGTACTTTCCCTACGCACGGCTCGCCAAACGGTTCGACCTGGGGCAGGTCGACGTCGAACCCGGCGTGTTCCCCGGCTGGGTAAAGCAGCAAAAAGTTCCCGGCGTCTTTTCAGTGCCGTTTGGCAAGGTGATCGACATACTCGTGTTTGGTCCGGGCAAACATTTCAAAGTGAACACGCCGAACGATTTGACTGGCAGAACAATTGGATTGGTACGGGGTTACAGCTATCCGGAGTTGCGCGAGCTGTTCGACAGCGGTGCCGTGCATCGCTCCGACGCCGTGAGCGAGACGCAGCTCATGGCCATGCTCGCTGCCGGGCGGATGGACCAGATCCTGATCAACAAGGCGGTCGCACAATACAGCATTCTCCAGACGCCCAAGTACAGTGAGTTCGTCGTCGGTGACGTCCTGGGGTCGTATGATGTCTCGATACGCGTCCATCCCAGCAAGAAAGCCTTGCTGCCGAAACTGGACGAAGCCATCCTCATCATGAAACGCTCGGGGGCCATCACCAGAATCTACGGCAAATACGGCGTGAGTCTCTGAGTCGCGCCGCCGTGGCGCTTGCCTCCGCCCGCATATCGACCGATGTACAAGGGGGATCGAACACCCGCCCCCGCTTGACCTATTCCAGCAGCGGCGCGATCGCCAGCGGCGCGCTCTGCGTGACCAGCTGCCCCTTGTCGGCATGCTCGCCGAAACGGTAATTGACGACCCGGAAGCCATCGTTGTTGTCGTCGCCGAAGCTGGCCCCTTCGGCCACCGGCAGCAGGGCCAAGTCGCCGCTGCCGTTACGCAGCCTGACCACCGGGTCCGCCCCCTTGCGCAGGTAGCTCAGGCGCACGCCGCTGCAACGGCGTGTGCGCGCCGAGGAATCCACATGGCGCAGGTACGTAAGCGCTTGCTCGCAGGCGGCGCGCAGGTCGCTCGTTTCGTACACGCCGTCGGAACGCACCACGATCGATACGCGCGGGCGGAACACGTACTGGGCGGCGTTGCGAGTGAGCATCAGCGTGGCGTTGTCGTCATACGCCGCCTTGAGCAGCGGAAAGACGGTGCGGCCGGTCGGATCGAGCGGCAGGTTCAGGCTGCTTGCCTTGCTAAGCAGACTCAACTGCAGACCATCGGTCAGCACGCCCTTCTCTTTCAACATGACCTGGAAATGATTCTGCAAGAAATTCTTGGGCCTGCCGTATTTTTCAAACACCACCATCGCGCGGTAGGCATCGCGATAACTGAGCCATTCGCCGCCGGCTTCACTGGCCGTCGTGCCGCCTGCCGTAAACAGCAAGGCAAGCATGGCGGAAACGTGGCGGACAAATGACATGATCAGAATCGGTAAGCGAGTCCAGTGGACACGGTGAAATTATTGGGGCGCTCGACCAGCGGGCTGCGCCGCGCATCGCCCTGCAGGCGCGCGGCGCGCACCGCGCTGCCGAGCATCCAGGATGGCGACAGCGCCCAGTTCCAGCGCGCCGCCACGGCCACATCCTTGAGGCCGCCTCCGGGCGCATATGCGTCATTGCCGCTGCGTAGGCTTTCAGCCTCGGTCACGCCGAAATAGCTGCGGTTGTAGCTGCCGTTGACCAGCGTCAGGTCGGCCGACAGCAACACGGTGTGGTGGGGCGCGATGGTCCGCGCCACGTGCTGCATGCCCACGGTCCAGGTGGCGCCATGGCGGTCGCGTCCCGATCCTGCCAGCAAGTTATTGGTAATGCGCAAGGATGGCGTCAGATAATAATGGAAAAACGCCCCGCCCTGCAGGCGCGCACCAATCGCATCGGTGCCGCCGAGACGATTGCCGCCGCGCTTTTGCGCGGACGGCTCTGCGGGCTGCACCGCGGATGGCCGTATCGGCCCGGTCTTCGGATCGGTCGTGCTCAGCGGCGGCACCGACTCGCCCACGAAGCCGGCCATGGGCGCCCCGACCCACTCGCTGTCGCTGCCGGATTGGCTGCGGCGCGGCTGCAGTGCGACCAGGGGGCCATATTCGAGCACCGGATTGGTCGACAGGTGCATCCCTGCGCTCATGCCCGAGATAAACACGCCATTGCTCCATTCGACCTGAAGCAGCGGCAAGGCTGTCACGCGCCGCTGCGCCGCGCCCTGGTAGCGCGGCGCCGAGACGGCGCCCAGCCCGACATACATGTCGCGGCTGCCGTCCGGCATCGGATTGGTGGCAGGGGTCTGGGCCCAGGCGGCAGGCCAGACGCCGGCCAGGACAAGGGCAAAAAGGGTTCTCATGAATATCGCCGAAAAGATGATCAGCCGCCATTTTACGGCCTGCCGTCAACATCGCCGAAATCGCTGAGTTTTCGTCAAGACCGCACGCGCCTCGACTGCACGCTGCGGCGTCCCACGATACGCGGATGGCGGGCGCCTTCATGCGGCCCGCTGCATCGCCATCATGCTGTTGCTGCGAATAAAAAAAGCCCACGACACCGGAGAGCATCGAGGGCGAACGGAAAACCCGATACGCATAGCTTAGGCGCTTCGTGCGTTCCTTTCCGCCTCGAAATGTCTGGCAATTGTCGTAAATGTGTATTCGACATCACCGCACCGTTGAGCACGCTATTCGATCAGCGGCGCGATGGCCAGCGGCGCACTGCTGGTGATGAGCTGGCGCGGCTCGCCGCCACGGCTGAATCGATAATTGACGATGCGAAATCCAGCCGGGCCATCGTCGGGAAACGCGCGGCCCTCGGTTACCGGCAGCGTCACCGCGTCGGCCGCGCCGCTGCGCACCCGCACCGGGGGCGTGGTGAGCGCGTTCGGGTAGACGAAGCGCACGCCCACGCAGGCGCGCGCGCGCGCGCTGGCATCGGTGTAGCGCAAGTAGCCCAGCGCCTGGGCGCAGGCGGCGCGCAACTCGGCGCTGTCGTACAGGCCGTTGGCACGCGGCATGATCGACACGCGCGCGCGAAAACCGACCGGCCCGCTACTGCCGCTCACCAGCAAGGGCGCGTTCTCGTTGTAGGCCGCTGTGCTGAGCGGAAATACCGTGCGCCCGGTGGGGTCGAGCGCGAGATACTGGTCGCCGTCGCGGGTGTGCAAGATCAGCCGCAGGTCCGGCGCCGCGGCGCCCTGCTGCCCCGTTACCAGCTGCAACTGGTTTTGCAGATAGCTCTTGGGCCCGCCATATTTCTGGAACGCCACCATCGCGCGGTAAGCGTCACGATAGCTGAGCCATTCCGACGCCGGCGCGTGCGCCGTGCTGGTGCCCGCCGAAAACAGCAGCGCGAGCAAGAGAGCGAGACGGCGTGGGGCGTTCATCATCAAAACCGGTAAGCGAGCGCGGTGGATACGGCAAAGCCGTTGGCACGCTCCACCAACGGACTCTTTTGCGCAGCGCCCAGCACGCGGGTCGCTTGCACGTTGTTAATCAGCAGCCACGAGGGCGACAGGGCCCAGTGCCAGCGCAGGCCCGCGCTCGCGCCGTTCAGGCCGCCGCCGGGCGCATACGCAGGGTTGCCGCTGCGCAGGGATTCAGCAGGGCTGACGCCGAAAAAGCTTGTGTTGTAGTGGCGGTTGACCACGCTCACGCCAGCCGACAGCGACACGCTGTGGTGCGGCGAAAACTGCTGCGCCACGTGCTGGATGCCGAGATTCCACAGCACGCCGTTGGCGTCCCGGCCGCCACCGTACAGCACGCTATTGGTCAGGCGCAGGCTGGGGCTGAGATAGACGTTAACGAAGCCGCCCGCCTGCAGGCGCGCGCCGACCACATCCATGCCGGACAGGCGGTTGGGGCCGGCGTTGCGCGCGGTCTTGTCGGGCTGGCCCGGCGTGATGGGCTGGCCCGGGGTGTCGACGACGGGCGCCAGCGGCGAACCGCCGTCGGTCATGGAGGTCAGCGAGGCGCCGCCGAGCGCGGCCCCGTTGCCCGATTCGCTGCGCCGTGCCTGGACCGACAGCAGCGGCCCGAATTCGAGCGATGGCTGGTCCGACAGGTGCACGCCGGCATTCATACCGGAAATAAATACGCCATTGCTCCACTCGCCCTGCAGCACCGGCACGGCCATGCGGCGCGGCCGGCGCGCGCCTTCGTACGCCGGCGACGACACGAAGCCGAGCCCGACATACATGTCGCGGCTGCCGTCCGGCATCGGATTGACGGACGGGGTGCGGGCGGTGGCGCTGGCGCACGCCGCGCCCAGCACAAAGGTCAACAGTATTTTCATACATCGGGGTCCGGGCCCGGCAGCGCTTGCGCGCCACCAGGGAAACGGAAAACTGCCTTATCGGTGCCGCGATTGGGTCGAAAACTCGACCGTGTCATTCGAGCGCGGCAGCTTGACCAGATGCCCGGGGTTCGAAATCGCCGCCGGACACGCAAGGCCGCTATCGGGCTTGAGCGACCAGTTCACGCTGGACACGTGAATCTTGCCGCTCTCGCGGTAGACGCTCTGGATTTCCGTGGTTTCGCACCCGGTCGGGCCACCCTGGCCGAATACCGCGACCACCATTTCCTTGCTGAAATCGACAACCGGCAGGGTGCCGCCGCTGTGCGACTGGTTCCATACGGTGGCGAAGGTGGTGGCATCCTTGATCACGATATTGCGCGGTGTCGGCATGTGCGAGTAGGGGCCGCGCCACAGGTCGGTGAAATCGATGTTCTGCGTCTTCACCTGCACGAAGTCGACCACGGCGTCCACGCGCGGGACCGTGATCATCTGCATCGGATTGGCGACCACGGCGATGCACATGACGCCGGGATCGGGCGCCCTGTGCTCGGTGCGGATCACCAGATGGCCGTCGCTGGCATTGGCGCGCACCACGCCGAAGCTGCCGCAGGCCGAGCCGTTGCCGCCGAATACGGCGATCACCATTTCAGTCTTGAAATTGACTTTCGGCGCCGGCGGCGGCGGGATGCGGATCCGGCTGTGCTCGGCCCACAGGGCGTCGAGCGCCGCCTGGTCGCGCACCACGACATTGCGGGCCTCGGACACGCCGGAGAAGGTATCGCTGGCGATGGTCTTGAAATCCACGCTGAGTCCATTTGCAGGCAGGAACTTGATCTCTTCGACAACGTGGGCGGCGCCCAGGCCGAAACCTTCTTCGTTCGTCTTGTCGACAATCGTGTTAAACATGGGCAGCATTTTTTCGTCGCTGCATTCCTTTTTCGGACCGGCGATGGTATCACTCAGGCTGCATACTTTCGCGTCCGGCGTCGTGCCGAACAGTTCGAGGCTGTAGCGTTTGTCGGCGCAGTCGCCCGACTGGTTCCACAGCACATATTTTTTGTCGATGAGGAACAGGCGGTTGGTCACGCTGGCGCACGAAGCTTGCTGGGCGCGCGCGACGAACGGGGTCATCACGGTGACCGGATCGGGCGTGGGCGTGGGCGTCGGCGTCGGCGTCGGCGTGGGCGTAGGCGTTGGCGTAGGCGTTGGCGTTGGCGTGGGCGTGGGCGTGGGCGTCGGGGTTGGGGTTGGGGTTGGGGTTGGGGTTGGCGTCGGGGTCGGGGTCGGGGTCGGCACGACGATGTCCGGCTGCGTCTTCGGAGGTACGGGCGTGCTGCCGCCGCTGTCGCCGCCGCCGCAACCGGCAAGCGCGACAGCGCCAGCCAGCGGGAGGCAGGAAAGTGCGCGAATCAAAACAGACATGGCAAATCCTTTCATAAGGGAAGCGATACCTGCCGTCGCGCAAGCGCGGCGGGCAGACCTGGAATTCGAGTAAAGCCATGATATAGACAATCGCGCGGCACTTCCGCCATGAACTGTCCCCTATTTGTCACTTATTTGTAATACCCCGATGCGCGCCACTCTTATACAATGCTGCGCAAGGAGAAGCGATGTCTATGGCAACAGTTATTGAACACCGTTGTGGCGGGATACACGCGTGAACCGGATCTTCTTCCGCTTCTTCGTGCTGGTCATGCTGTCGATCACGATCGCGACCTTTGCCATCTACTTTGCCACCAGCCGCCTGTTCGGCGATCCGCTGGACGATATCGCGCGGCGCCAGGCGGCCGCCCAGATTTTCCTGCTTGAACAATACATCGACAAAGCCCCGGCCGACGATTGGCTGGTACGGCTCAACAAGGTGCGCGAAGTGACGGACGTCAAGCTCGACCTGGTGCCGCTGACCAGCGCGCGTGCCTCGCTGCCGGTCCAGCAGCACGGCGCGCTCGACCGTGGCGAACTGGTGCTCGACACCGCCAACAAAGCCTTTTACCGCCGCGTCGACCTGCATGGCGAAAGCTATGTCGG of the Massilia violaceinigra genome contains:
- a CDS encoding MipA/OmpV family protein, with translation MKILLTFVLGAACASATARTPSVNPMPDGSRDMYVGLGFVSSPAYEGARRPRRMAVPVLQGEWSNGVFISGMNAGVHLSDQPSLEFGPLLSVQARRSESGNGAALGGASLTSMTDGGSPLAPVVDTPGQPITPGQPDKTARNAGPNRLSGMDVVGARLQAGGFVNVYLSPSLRLTNSVLYGGGRDANGVLWNLGIQHVAQQFSPHHSVSLSAGVSVVNRHYNTSFFGVSPAESLRSGNPAYAPGGGLNGASAGLRWHWALSPSWLLINNVQATRVLGAAQKSPLVERANGFAVSTALAYRF
- a CDS encoding MipA/OmpV family protein encodes the protein MRTLFALVLAGVWPAAWAQTPATNPMPDGSRDMYVGLGAVSAPRYQGAAQRRVTALPLLQVEWSNGVFISGMSAGMHLSTNPVLEYGPLVALQPRRSQSGSDSEWVGAPMAGFVGESVPPLSTTDPKTGPIRPSAVQPAEPSAQKRGGNRLGGTDAIGARLQGGAFFHYYLTPSLRITNNLLAGSGRDRHGATWTVGMQHVARTIAPHHTVLLSADLTLVNGSYNRSYFGVTEAESLRSGNDAYAPGGGLKDVAVAARWNWALSPSWMLGSAVRAARLQGDARRSPLVERPNNFTVSTGLAYRF
- a CDS encoding substrate-binding periplasmic protein, with the protein product MKILVYAISLMCAAWLTKARSETFKVGFYNYPPMMIESGRTGIYQELLDELGKITGHRFQIEYFPYARLAKRFDLGQVDVEPGVFPGWVKQQKVPGVFSVPFGKVIDILVFGPGKHFKVNTPNDLTGRTIGLVRGYSYPELRELFDSGAVHRSDAVSETQLMAMLAAGRMDQILINKAVAQYSILQTPKYSEFVVGDVLGSYDVSIRVHPSKKALLPKLDEAILIMKRSGAITRIYGKYGVSL